The Streptomyces sp. NBC_00510 genomic interval GTGGCGCGGGCGTTCCCGCCCGCACGGCCCCTGGAGGGCGACGCCCCGACCCGCTGGCGGCTGGAGTTCACCGACCCGCAGGCCCCGCCGGGGGCCGGCCGCCGGACCGCCGGCTTCACCTACGGACTGCTGCAGTACGTGGACGGGGCGGGCGACGCACCCTGAGGCCCGCGGGGCCCGGGAGGCGCGGCCGGCCCGGGAGGCGCGGCCGGTCCGGTGGCGGCCGCGTTCGGGCACCCCCCCCTGGCGGAACCGCGGTACGGTTTTGTATCGTGTAGGAACAAAGTGGCTCCGCCCGTTTCCCCTGACCGGCGGGCGGGCCACTTGATTTGTTCGTCCGAGGGAGTTCCATGCTGTCGCCGTCCACCGTCGTCCCCGCCCGCGCCCTGCTGCTGGACATGGACGGCACGCTGGTCAACTCCGACGCCGTGGTCGAACGCTGCTGGCGCCGGTGGGCCGCGACGCACGGGCTCGACGGCGACGCCGTGATGAAGGTCGTCCACGGCCGCCAGGGCTACGCCACGATGGCGGTGCTCCTCCCGGACCGCCCGATGGCGGAGAACCACGCCGACAACGCCCGCATGCTCGCCGAGGAGACCGCCGACGTCGACGGCGTGGTCCCGGTCGAGGGTGCCCCGGCCTTCATGGCCGCGCTGCAGGGCCGCCCGCACGCGCTGGTGACCTCCGCGGACGAGGCCCTCGCCCGGGCCCGCATGGACGCCGCCCGCCTCCCGATGCCCGCCGTCATGGTCACCGCGGAGCGCGTCAGCGCCAGCAAGCCGGACCCGGAGGGCTTCCTCAAGGGCGCCGCCGAGCTGGGCTTCGGCCCCGAGGACTGCGTGGTCTTCGAGGACTCCGAGGTCGGCATCGCGGCCGGCAAGGCCGCCGGCATGCGCGTGGTCGGTGTCGGCCCCCGCGCCGCGGCCCACGAGCCCACGGTCCACGTCGACACCCTCGCCCAGGTCCGTGTCGAGGCCGCCGCCGACGGGACGCTCCTGCTCCACATCCGCTAGCGCCTCCGGCGCCCCGGACCGGGGTGCCCCTTGGGGCCCGTTGTTGTGTGCGGGTTGGTTGCGCCTGCGGGCGGCTGCGTCGGGCTGCCCGGTGGGTTGTGTGCGGGTTGTTTGCGCCTGCGGCGGGCATCCCCCACCGCCCTCCCGATTGCCCGGCGCGGTCAGTGCGGGTCTCGTACCGTGTGCCTGGGTCGGTGCCGCGCCGGCGCACGTCCTCAGCGCTCGCGGTTTACCCCGACATCGTTCGGCGCCCGGGTCCGCCGCTCGTCGCTTCCGGGCGCACCCCGCAGCAGGCCGCACCCGTAACGAACAACCGTGCTGCGGGCGAACGCTTCCTGGCCACGGGCGAGTTCCGCTGGATGGCGGACATGGCCCGGCGCGAGGGGCTCGGCGAGGACGGCCGCAAGGTGGCCGGCCCGGCAGGCGGTGCTGGACTGCGCCCGGAGCCTCGTCGAGCACGGCGCGGTGTGACCCGCCGCGGGGAAACCCCGTGTGCCCCGCGCCGCCGGGGTGGCATCCTGGCCGGGTGAGCGGTGTGAACGGACCCGAGATCGGCATCAGCTTCGCCTCCGCGCTGCGGCTCTTCGCCGCGGCGCCACGACGGGAGGGGCGGACCACCGTCGTCACCGACGGCGTGTCCACGCTGGGGCACGTCGTGGAGTCGCTCGGCGTCCCGCTCACCGAGGTCGGCCGGCTGCTGGCGGACGGCCGCGAGGTCCCCGTCTCGTACGTCCCGGTCGCCGGCGTGCACGTCGAGGTCGAGCCCGTCACCCGGCCCCAGTCCGTGCCGGGGGCGCCGCTGCGCTTCCTGCTCGACGTGCACCTGGGCACGCTCGCCCGGCGGTTGCGGCTGCTGGGGGTCGACGCCGCGTACGAGAGCGAGGACATCGGCGACCCCGCCCTGGCCGCCCGGTCGGCCGCCGAACGGCGGGTGATGCTCTCGCGGGACCGCGGCCTGCTGCGCCGCCGGGAACTGTGGGCGGGCGCCTACGTCTACAGCGACCGGCCCGACGAGCAACTGCGCGACGTGCTGGGCCGGTTCGCCCCCGTCCTGGCGCCCTGGACGCGCTGCACGGCGTGCAACGGGCCGCTGCGGGAGGCCGACAAGGACGCCGTGTGGGAGAAGCTGGAGCACGGCACCCGGCGCAGCTACGACGTGTTCGCGCAGTGCGTCGTCTGCGAGCGCCCGTACTGGCGCGGCGCGCACCACGCCCGGCTGGACGCGATCGTCCGGGACGCGGTGGGCGAGTTCGGCGGCGGCTCCGCCGTGCCGTCGGGGGCCGGGGGTTCCTGAGGGTCGCGGGCGGCTCCGGGGCCGGCTCCCGCGGTGGGGACAAGCGCCCCAAAAGCTCACAACCCGCGGCAACTGTGAGCCATGGCACAGCGCTTGCACTTCACGATTCGTCCCACCGGCTACTCACCGGTAGGGGCCGTCGCTACGGTACTGCGCAACCGGTTCCGCCGAGCGGAACGTAGTCGTACGGGCGCGTAGCGTGTCCCGGCGCGGCGGGATCCGGCTGTCCACCGTCCGAGCAGCCTGGAGAGTGCATGCGTCGCCGTCCCGGCAGCCGCACGATCCGCACCCGGATCCTCGCCCTGGTGCTGATCCCCGTCGTCGTCCTCGTCTCGCTGTGGACCTTCGCCGTGGTCTCGGTGACGGGCGAACTGCGCGACCTCATCCGGCTGCAGGCCGTCTACGTCCACTACGGCACCCCGGTCGACACCGCCGTCGGCCAGATCCAGGTCGAACGGCGGATGTCCGCCGCGTACCTGGCCTCCGGGAGCAGCCGGAGCGCGCTGGCCGACCTCACCGGGCAGCAGCGGCACACCGACGAGGTGATCGCCGCGATGCGCGCGGCGATCGGCGACCGGGGCGAGCGCGGGGACCTCAGCGCCGGCCAGAGCCGGGTGCTCACCCGGGCGCTCGCCGCCGTGAACCGGCTGCCCGCGCTGCGCCGCGACGTCATCGCCGGGCGGATCGACTGGGCGCGCGCCGTGGACCGCTACACCGACGTCGTCCTGCCCACCTTCGAGGTGCAGACCGGCCTGACCGCCCTGCAGAACGGGCAGTTGGCCCGCGAGGCGCAGAACGTCACCGGGCTCGTCCGGGTGCGCGAGTTCGTCTCCCACGAGGACGCGCTGGTGACCGGAGGACGGGTCGCCGGCGGCTTCACCAGTACGCAGTTCCGCCGCTTGGCCGCCACGATCGAGGACCGCCGCGTCTTCCAGCGCACCTACGTACCGGCCCTGCCCGCCGACTCGCGCGCCCTCTTCCGGGAGTTCGAGCGCGGGCCGCTCTACCGGTCCCTGGTCGAGGGCGAGGACGCCCTGCTCCGGGCCGGCGCGACCGGCACCGGCAAGGTGCTGGTGAGCGCGTCGTGGCGGCGGACCATGGACGACGCCGTCCGCAGGTACATGCTGCTGTGCACCGACGCGGCGAAGAACGCCGCCGCCCGCGGCCGGGACTTCGCCCGGCGCGAGATGCTGTACGCGGGTGCCGCGGGCGGCGCGGGGCTGCTCGGCGTGGGGCTGTCCCTCTGGTTCTCCGTCCACACCGGGCGCCGGATCACCCGGCGGCTGGAGGAACTGCGGGACGCCGCCGACACCCTGGCGGTGCGCCAGCTTCCCGAGGTGACCCGGCGGCTGGGCGCGGGTGAGCAGGTCGACGTGGCCGCCGAGGCGCCGCCGCTCGCCTTCGGGCGGCCGGAGGACGACGGCTCCGACAGCGCGGGCCCGGACGAGATCGGGCAGGTCGGCCGCGCGCTGAACGCGGCGCGCCGGGCCGCGGTCGAGGCGGCCGTCCAGCAGGCCGACCTGCGGCGCGCGATGTCGGCGCTGTTCCTCAACATCGCCCGCCGCAACCAGGCGCTGGTGCACCGCCAGCTGAAGCTCGTCGACACCCTCGAACGGCGCACCTCCGACCCCGACGCGCTCGCCGACCTGTTCCGCATCGACCACCTCACCACCCGCATGCGCCGCCACGCCGAGGGCCTGATCATCCTCTCCGGGGCCGCGCCGGGACGCGTCTGGCGCAAGCCGGTGCCGATCGTCGACGTCGTCGGCGCGGCGGTCGGCGAGGTCGAGGACTACGCCCGCGTGGTCGTGCCGCCCATGCCGGAGGTCGGCGTGGTCGGCGAGGCCGTGGTCGACCTGATCCACCTCATCGCCGAACTGGTCGAGAACGCCACGGTGTTCTCCCCGCCGCGCACCCAGGTGACCATGCGGGTCGGCGAGGCCGCGCACGGCTTCGCCCTGGAGATCGACGACCGCGGCCTCGGCATGGACGCCGACGAGCTCGAACAGGCCAACGCCACCCTCCGGCACGCGGAGGACTTCGACCCGGCGCGCAGCGAACGGCTCGGCCTGTACGTCGTCGGCCGCCTCGCCCACCGGCACGGCGTCGAAGTGACGCTCACCCGCTCCCCGTTCGGCGGCACCACGGCGGTGGTCTTCCTGCCGGGGCCGGTGCTGGCGCCCGTCACCGCCGGGCCGGGTACGGGGTCCGGGCCGGCGCCGGAGCCCGTGGCGACCGCCACCGGGGCCCGGGCGGTGACCGCGGGGAGCGCGCCGGGTGACGGGGCCGCGGCGGAGCCGTCCGGCCCGCTGCCGCGACGCAGACGTGAGCCGGCCACCGGGGCGGTCCCCGGGCCGGCCCCGGCCGCGCCCGCGGCTCCCGGGACCGGCGCGGCGGCGGCACTGCCCACGCGGGTGCGCCAGGCGAACCTGGCCCCGCAACTGCGCGCCGAGACCGGCGATCCGGGGGACGGGCGCGAGGTGTCCGGCGCCGGCCCGTCGCCGGAGCAGATGGGGGCGATCTTCGGGGCCTTCCAGCGAGGGCTGAACCGGGGACGCGACGGTGCGGGAGAAGGAGGGGCAGCGACATGACAGACGCCGAGCCGTCCGGCACGGCACATCCCGAGGACGCCGGGGCCGCCGAGGGCCTCGACTGGCTGCTGGACGACCTGGTGGACCGCACGGATCACGTGCGCCAGGCCGTGCTGCTGTCCGGCGACGGCCTGGCGACGGCCTCGTCCAAGGGGCTGACCGGCAAGGACGTCGACCATCTGGCCGCGGTGTGCTCCGGCTTCAACGGCCTGGCCAAGTCGGCCGGCCGGTCGTTCGCGGTGGGCGGGGTCCGCCAGGTCATGGTGATGCTGGACGACGCCTACCTGTTCGTCACCCCGGCCGGCGAGGGCAGTTGCCTGGCGGTCCTGTGCGCCTCGGGCGCGGACGTCGGGCAACTGGCCTACGAGATGGGCCTGCTCGTCAAGCGCACCGGACGGCACCTGGCCACTCCCGCCCGCGCGGCGGACGAGCCGGGCGAGGAGTGACCCGGCGCGCCGAGGGCGGCGAGGACCGCTGGTACGACGAGGAGTCCGGCCCGATCGTCCGCCCGTACACCGTGACCGGGGGCCGTACCCGCCCCGACACGGAGCGCTCCTTCACGCTGATGGACCGGGTCCGGGCCCTGGGCGAGCCCACGGACCCGCGGGCGCACGGGCTGGCCGACCACGCGCGCGCCTCCCTGCTGGAACTGCTGCGCCGTCAGGGGCCGCTGCCCCTGGTGGAGCTGGCGGCCGGCGCCGACCTCCCGGTCACCGTGGTGCGCGTGGTGCTCGGCGACCTGGTCGACGCCGGGCTCGCCCGGGTGGACCCGCCACCGGCCGTCGCCGAGCGGCCCGACGCGGATCTGCTGCGCGAGGTGATCCGCGGGCTGCGCGCCCTGTGAGGGCGGGTTCCCCGCGCCGGCCCGCGGGGGAGTGAAGCCGCCCCGGCCGGGCGGGAGTCGCACGCCGCACCGGCGGGCGCGAGGGGAGGCCGTGGCACGCGGTCCGTCCCCGGCGCACGGTGGCGCGGATCCGGTGCCGTCCGACCCCTAGACATGACGTGTCCATGTCGCCAACCTGTTACCTGCCGCTCGTCCGGCAGAAACGTCCCAGCAGAAGGATGGCCGACGGTTCCAGCGGCCAAACGCCCCCACACCAAGGGAGTTCCCTATGTCCCGGATACGCAGTGCTCTCGCGCGGCGCGGTGTCTACGCGCGTCGACGCCTGGGTCTCCTCGTGGCGCTCACCAGCCTGTTCGCCGGCTTCGCGACCCTGAACGGCCCCACCGCCCAGGCGGCGCTCCCCACCCCCGTCAGCGCCGCCACCGCCCGCACCTACCTGGCCTCGCTCAGGGTCGCCACCGAGAACCGCACCGGCTACAACCGCGACCTGTTCCCCCACTGGATCACCATCAGCGGGGCCTGCAACACCCGTGAGACGGTGCTCAAGCGCGACGGCAGCGGCGTGGTCACCGACTCCTCCTGTGCCGCCACCAGCGGCAGCTGGTACTCCGTCTACGACGGCGCCACCTGGACCGCCGCCTCCGACCTCGACATCGACCACCTCGTGCCCCTCGCCGAGGCCTGGGACTCCGGCGCCTCCGCCTGGACCACCTCCCAGCGGCAGGCCTTCGCCAACGACCTCACCCGTCCGCAGCTCATCGCCGTCACCGACAACGTGAACCAGGCCAAGGGCGACCAGGACCCGGCCACGTGGATGCCGTCCCGCACCGCGTACGCCTGCACCTACGTGCGCGCCTGGGTCCAGGTGAAGTACTACTACGGCCTGGCGGTCGACTCCGCAGAGAAGAGCAAGCTCAGCAGCGTCCTCAGCGGCTGCTGACGGCGCGTCCCGGCCCCGCCCGGCCGCCGGGACCGCGGCCCGGGCGGCTGCCGGGAACTCACGCCTTCCCTCCGACGTCCACAACTCACGACGACGGAGGGAAGGCCGACCGCCATGGCAGAACTGCGCCTGGGCCCGCTGCTGAGATACGTGGACGAGGACACGGCCACCGTGTGGGTCGAGGCGGACCGCCCCGCCACGGCGACCGTCGCCTGCGAGGACGGGGCCACCGGCAGCGAGCGCACCTGGCAGATCGCGGGCCACCACTACGCGATCGTCACCGTGACCGGGCTGCGCCCCGGCACCTCCACGCCCTACCGCGTCCTCCTGGACGGGCAGCAGGTCTGGCCGCTGCCCGGCTCCCCGTACCCGCCGAGCACCATCCACACCGCCGGGCACGTCGGGGACGGCGGGGAGGACGGACAGCCGCTGCGCGTCGCCTTCGGCTCCTGCCGCTGGGCCGCGCCGCCCCCGGACGAACCCGACCCCATCGGCCCCGACGCGCTGGACACCCTCGCCCACCACATCGGCTCCGGCGACGCGCCCCGCCCCGACCTCCTGCTGCTGCTCGGCGACCAGATCTACGCCGACGAGACCTCCGCGGCCACCCGCCGCTGGCTCGCCCGGCGCCGCGACCTGAACGAGCCGCCCTGGGACCAGGTCGCCGACTACGAGGAATACACCCACCTCTACTACGAGTCCTGGCTCGACCCGGACATCCGCTGGCTGCTGTCGACGGTGCCCAGCTGCATGATCTTCGACGACCACGACGTCATAGACGACTGGAACACCTCCCACACGTGGCGCAACACCATGCGGGAGACGGCCTGGTGGCACGAGCGCGTCACCAGCGGCCTCACCTCGTACTGGGTCCACCAGCACCTCGGCAACCTCACCCCCGCCGAACTCGCCGCCGACAAGCTCCTCGCCGCGGTGCGCGCCGCCGACGACGGCACGGAGACCCTGCGCGCCTTCGCCGCACGCGTGGAGGCCGACCCGGCGCACACCCGCTGGAGTTACCGCCGCGACCTCGGACGCACCCGCCTGCTCATGGTCGACTCACGCGCCGCCCGCGTCCTGGACGAGCACGACCGCGCCATGCTCGACCCGGCGGAACTCGACTGGCTGCGCCAGAACGTCCGCCCCGACGGCAGTTTCGACCACCTGCTCATCGGCACCTCCCTGCCCTGGCTCCTCCCGCACGCCGTCCACGACGCCGAGGCGTGGAGCTCCGCCCTCTGCGGCGGCAGCCGCGGCCACCGCTGGACGCACCGCGGCGAACGCCTGCGCCAGGCAGGCGACCTCGAACACTGGTCGGCCTTCCCTGACTCCTTCGACGCCCTCGCCGGGCTCCTCACCGACGCCGCCGACGACCCCGAGGCCCCCGCCACGATCTGCGTCCTGTCCGGCGACGTCCACCACGCCTACACCGCCGAGGCCCACCGCCCCGGCACGCCGTTGCGCTCCCGTCTGCTGCAGCTGACCTGTTCGCCGGTCCACAACACGATCCCCGGCTTCATGCGCCTGGCCTTCCGCTTCGCCTGGACGGGCCCCGCCCGGCTCATCGGCCGCGCCCTCGCCCGCCACGGCCGCGCCGGCACCCCGTCGCTGCGCTGGCGCAAGACGGGCGGCCCCTGGTTCGGCAACCAGCTCATGACCCTGTCCCTGCGCGGCCGCGCCGCCGCGCTCCGGCTGGACCAGACCCGGGCCCCGAAGGGGACGGAACGGCGGGCCGCGCTGGTGACGGTGATGGACACGCACCTCACGACGGACTGAGCAGGGACGCGAAACCCGAGCGGAGGGCCCCGCGTGCCGCGCGGGGCCCTCCGCCGTGGTGCGTGCACCGGATCAGAAGGTGCCGGCGCTGTTGAACCTCGCGGTGGACCACCGGTAGCCGAGGACGGTGAGTCCGGCGCACCAGGCGGCGGCGATCCACGCGTTGTCGCCGATGCCGGTGCCCAGGAGGAGGCCGCGGAGGGTCTCGATGGCGGGGGTGAAGGGCTGGTACTGGGCGATGGG includes:
- a CDS encoding HAD-IA family hydrolase — protein: MLSPSTVVPARALLLDMDGTLVNSDAVVERCWRRWAATHGLDGDAVMKVVHGRQGYATMAVLLPDRPMAENHADNARMLAEETADVDGVVPVEGAPAFMAALQGRPHALVTSADEALARARMDAARLPMPAVMVTAERVSASKPDPEGFLKGAAELGFGPEDCVVFEDSEVGIAAGKAAGMRVVGVGPRAAAHEPTVHVDTLAQVRVEAAADGTLLLHIR
- a CDS encoding Mut7-C ubiquitin/RNAse domain-containing protein; the protein is MNGPEIGISFASALRLFAAAPRREGRTTVVTDGVSTLGHVVESLGVPLTEVGRLLADGREVPVSYVPVAGVHVEVEPVTRPQSVPGAPLRFLLDVHLGTLARRLRLLGVDAAYESEDIGDPALAARSAAERRVMLSRDRGLLRRRELWAGAYVYSDRPDEQLRDVLGRFAPVLAPWTRCTACNGPLREADKDAVWEKLEHGTRRSYDVFAQCVVCERPYWRGAHHARLDAIVRDAVGEFGGGSAVPSGAGGS
- a CDS encoding ATP-binding protein, with the protein product MRRRPGSRTIRTRILALVLIPVVVLVSLWTFAVVSVTGELRDLIRLQAVYVHYGTPVDTAVGQIQVERRMSAAYLASGSSRSALADLTGQQRHTDEVIAAMRAAIGDRGERGDLSAGQSRVLTRALAAVNRLPALRRDVIAGRIDWARAVDRYTDVVLPTFEVQTGLTALQNGQLAREAQNVTGLVRVREFVSHEDALVTGGRVAGGFTSTQFRRLAATIEDRRVFQRTYVPALPADSRALFREFERGPLYRSLVEGEDALLRAGATGTGKVLVSASWRRTMDDAVRRYMLLCTDAAKNAAARGRDFARREMLYAGAAGGAGLLGVGLSLWFSVHTGRRITRRLEELRDAADTLAVRQLPEVTRRLGAGEQVDVAAEAPPLAFGRPEDDGSDSAGPDEIGQVGRALNAARRAAVEAAVQQADLRRAMSALFLNIARRNQALVHRQLKLVDTLERRTSDPDALADLFRIDHLTTRMRRHAEGLIILSGAAPGRVWRKPVPIVDVVGAAVGEVEDYARVVVPPMPEVGVVGEAVVDLIHLIAELVENATVFSPPRTQVTMRVGEAAHGFALEIDDRGLGMDADELEQANATLRHAEDFDPARSERLGLYVVGRLAHRHGVEVTLTRSPFGGTTAVVFLPGPVLAPVTAGPGTGSGPAPEPVATATGARAVTAGSAPGDGAAAEPSGPLPRRRREPATGAVPGPAPAAPAAPGTGAAAALPTRVRQANLAPQLRAETGDPGDGREVSGAGPSPEQMGAIFGAFQRGLNRGRDGAGEGGAAT
- a CDS encoding roadblock/LC7 domain-containing protein, which translates into the protein MTDAEPSGTAHPEDAGAAEGLDWLLDDLVDRTDHVRQAVLLSGDGLATASSKGLTGKDVDHLAAVCSGFNGLAKSAGRSFAVGGVRQVMVMLDDAYLFVTPAGEGSCLAVLCASGADVGQLAYEMGLLVKRTGRHLATPARAADEPGEE
- a CDS encoding DUF742 domain-containing protein, translated to MTRRAEGGEDRWYDEESGPIVRPYTVTGGRTRPDTERSFTLMDRVRALGEPTDPRAHGLADHARASLLELLRRQGPLPLVELAAGADLPVTVVRVVLGDLVDAGLARVDPPPAVAERPDADLLREVIRGLRAL
- a CDS encoding HNH endonuclease family protein, giving the protein MSRIRSALARRGVYARRRLGLLVALTSLFAGFATLNGPTAQAALPTPVSAATARTYLASLRVATENRTGYNRDLFPHWITISGACNTRETVLKRDGSGVVTDSSCAATSGSWYSVYDGATWTAASDLDIDHLVPLAEAWDSGASAWTTSQRQAFANDLTRPQLIAVTDNVNQAKGDQDPATWMPSRTAYACTYVRAWVQVKYYYGLAVDSAEKSKLSSVLSGC
- a CDS encoding alkaline phosphatase family protein, which encodes MAELRLGPLLRYVDEDTATVWVEADRPATATVACEDGATGSERTWQIAGHHYAIVTVTGLRPGTSTPYRVLLDGQQVWPLPGSPYPPSTIHTAGHVGDGGEDGQPLRVAFGSCRWAAPPPDEPDPIGPDALDTLAHHIGSGDAPRPDLLLLLGDQIYADETSAATRRWLARRRDLNEPPWDQVADYEEYTHLYYESWLDPDIRWLLSTVPSCMIFDDHDVIDDWNTSHTWRNTMRETAWWHERVTSGLTSYWVHQHLGNLTPAELAADKLLAAVRAADDGTETLRAFAARVEADPAHTRWSYRRDLGRTRLLMVDSRAARVLDEHDRAMLDPAELDWLRQNVRPDGSFDHLLIGTSLPWLLPHAVHDAEAWSSALCGGSRGHRWTHRGERLRQAGDLEHWSAFPDSFDALAGLLTDAADDPEAPATICVLSGDVHHAYTAEAHRPGTPLRSRLLQLTCSPVHNTIPGFMRLAFRFAWTGPARLIGRALARHGRAGTPSLRWRKTGGPWFGNQLMTLSLRGRAAALRLDQTRAPKGTERRAALVTVMDTHLTTD